The genomic DNA GGTGACATCCCGACCAGTCGCGCTAAGGTTGCTCAGCAACACATCCAGCACCTCATCTAGTTCGACTTTGTTATCGGTCGTCGTCTGCACCGTCACGGTTTGAGTTGTTGTGGTTTCCGCAGCGAAATTGACGGG from Thalassoroseus pseudoceratinae includes the following:
- a CDS encoding Calx-beta domain-containing protein translates to GILSFDVTITNPVDVAVTLDADTQDGTATLADSDYTALVADPVNFAAETTTTQTVTVQTTTDNKVELDEVLDVLLSNLSATGRDVT